A single genomic interval of Amycolatopsis albispora harbors:
- a CDS encoding M1 family metallopeptidase has translation MRRRPFLVLGGLVPLIIGCTPAADPPAAPVPGVATPGAPGAGDPAYPNDGNGGYDALGYDVSITYDPPSKHLDGDTTLTATATQDLSRFNLDLRGLDVASVEVDGQRAEFTRDGEFELVITPAQTLATGQTFKTRVRYSGQPSSGEEGLGAGGWHPSPSGGAYVVGQPHSAAYWYPVNETPRDKATFRVTARVPEGWSVVSGGIEEGTRTDGGWTTSTWRDDTPAASYLTTVAIDRFTFDRSTLPDGKPLVNAFAPGAEGKREVAARTAEAVEFLASRFGPYPQTAAGGIYTDDRIGYSLETQGRPTYANWADLETVVHELAHQWYGNSVSVRDWSDVCLNECVASYSQWLWAEAKDGENLDDRYRSTIDRTRESTRLWSSKLHEAAAGAEFDGVYDKGILAMHALRRTIGDEPFAAVLREWPSLHKDGNATWREFEQFVSAKAGRSDLGPFFDAWFRGTELPADEHLYPGSLRP, from the coding sequence ATGCGCCGCCGCCCGTTCCTCGTCCTCGGCGGTCTGGTGCCGCTCATTATCGGCTGCACCCCGGCCGCGGATCCGCCGGCGGCGCCCGTGCCGGGCGTGGCCACCCCGGGCGCGCCGGGTGCCGGTGATCCGGCGTACCCGAACGACGGCAACGGCGGCTACGACGCGCTCGGGTACGACGTCTCGATCACCTACGACCCGCCGTCGAAGCACCTCGACGGCGACACCACCCTCACCGCGACGGCCACGCAGGACCTGAGCCGGTTCAACCTGGACCTGCGCGGGCTGGACGTGGCGTCCGTGGAGGTCGACGGGCAGCGCGCGGAGTTCACCCGTGACGGCGAGTTCGAGCTGGTCATCACCCCGGCGCAAACGCTTGCAACTGGGCAGACGTTCAAGACGCGGGTGCGGTACTCGGGCCAGCCGAGCAGCGGTGAGGAGGGTCTCGGGGCCGGCGGCTGGCACCCGTCGCCGTCCGGTGGGGCGTACGTCGTCGGCCAGCCGCACTCGGCCGCGTACTGGTACCCGGTCAACGAGACCCCGCGTGACAAGGCCACCTTCCGGGTGACCGCGCGCGTACCGGAGGGCTGGTCGGTGGTGTCCGGCGGCATCGAGGAGGGCACCAGGACGGACGGCGGCTGGACCACCTCGACCTGGCGTGACGACACCCCGGCCGCGAGCTACCTGACCACCGTCGCGATCGATCGCTTCACCTTCGACCGGAGCACGCTCCCCGACGGAAAGCCCCTGGTGAACGCGTTTGCGCCGGGTGCGGAGGGCAAGCGCGAGGTGGCCGCGCGCACGGCGGAGGCGGTGGAGTTCCTGGCGTCGCGCTTCGGCCCGTACCCGCAGACCGCGGCCGGTGGCATCTACACCGACGACCGGATCGGGTACTCGCTCGAAACGCAGGGGCGGCCGACCTACGCGAACTGGGCCGACCTGGAGACGGTGGTGCACGAGCTGGCGCACCAGTGGTACGGCAACTCGGTTTCCGTGCGCGACTGGTCGGACGTGTGCCTCAACGAATGCGTGGCCAGTTACAGCCAGTGGCTGTGGGCCGAGGCGAAGGACGGCGAGAACCTCGACGACCGGTACCGCTCGACGATCGACCGGACGCGGGAAAGCACGCGGCTGTGGTCGTCGAAGCTGCACGAAGCCGCCGCGGGCGCGGAGTTCGACGGCGTCTACGACAAGGGCATTCTCGCCATGCACGCGCTGCGGCGGACAATCGGCGACGAGCCCTTCGCGGCCGTGCTGCGGGAGTGGCCGTCGCTGCACAAGGACGGGAACGCCACCTGGCGGGAGTTCGAGCAGTTCGTCAGCGCGAAGGCGGGCCGGAGCGATCTCGGCCCGTTCTTCGACGCTTGGTTCCGCGGCACCGAACTGCCCGCCGACGAGCACCTCTACCCCGGCTCCCTCCGCCCCTGA
- a CDS encoding endonuclease/exonuclease/phosphatase family protein — protein sequence MIDQQEAPPRKVSLGARVVTGLLVLATVPLVVLVAMRLLGIDGNAYTTAALALTPYLTVAGFLLGVLALVLRRWKTGAVVLVLVAALVSVVVPRMVAEEQPAVTGRDLRVMASNLFLGRAEAQSIVDLVRANQVEVLSLLELSPAMVGDLERAGLFTLLPHRVLHPIRGGAGSGLVSKYPLTEANLAGPSRLRQPSARVEFGDGSGVEIVAVHPMPPVEAPADWKAELAGLPEPTADLPVRILAGDFNATFDHASFRELIDAGYADAAAELGKGWRPTWPGKVFPPPVTIDHILVDDRVAVRDFQVFDVAASDHDAVYAQLTVPV from the coding sequence ATGATCGATCAGCAGGAGGCGCCGCCACGCAAGGTGAGCCTGGGTGCGCGCGTGGTGACCGGGCTGCTGGTGCTGGCCACCGTGCCGCTGGTGGTGCTCGTCGCGATGCGCCTGCTCGGCATCGACGGCAACGCCTACACCACCGCCGCGCTCGCGCTCACGCCTTACCTGACCGTGGCCGGGTTCCTGCTGGGCGTGCTGGCGCTGGTGCTGCGGCGGTGGAAAACCGGCGCGGTGGTGCTGGTGCTGGTCGCCGCGCTGGTATCGGTGGTGGTGCCGCGCATGGTCGCCGAGGAACAGCCCGCGGTGACCGGCCGGGACCTGCGGGTGATGGCGTCGAACCTGTTCCTCGGCCGCGCCGAGGCGCAGTCCATTGTGGACCTGGTGCGGGCCAACCAGGTGGAGGTGCTGAGCCTGCTGGAGCTGAGCCCGGCGATGGTGGGGGACCTGGAGCGCGCCGGGTTGTTCACCCTGCTGCCACACCGGGTGCTGCACCCGATCCGCGGTGGGGCCGGGTCGGGGCTGGTGTCGAAGTACCCGCTGACCGAAGCGAACCTGGCCGGGCCGTCGAGGCTGCGGCAGCCGAGCGCGCGGGTCGAGTTCGGCGACGGCAGCGGGGTGGAGATCGTCGCGGTGCACCCGATGCCGCCGGTGGAGGCCCCGGCGGACTGGAAGGCGGAATTGGCCGGGCTGCCCGAGCCGACGGCCGACCTGCCGGTGCGCATCCTCGCCGGGGACTTCAACGCCACCTTCGACCACGCGTCGTTCCGCGAGCTGATCGACGCCGGGTACGCCGACGCCGCGGCGGAACTGGGCAAGGGCTGGCGCCCGACCTGGCCGGGCAAGGTCTTCCCGCCGCCGGTGACCATCGACCACATCCTGGTCGACGACCGGGTGGCCGTCCGCGACTTCCAGGTGTTCGACGTCGCGGCCAGCGACCACGACGCGGTCTACGCCCAGCTCACCGTGCCGGTGTGA
- a CDS encoding SIR2 family NAD-dependent protein deacylase, with amino-acid sequence MTDAVDRAAEWIGGAEALLVCAGAGMGVDSGLPDYRGDEGFWRAYPPYARLGLSFAELADPGHFGADPELAWGFFGHRLHLYRETTPHRGFEILRRWGAGKPGGARVFTSNVDGQFQRAGWPAGHVGEVHGSIHHLQCFSRCGDRIWAADNIEVEVDPETMRARPPLPSCPDCGGLARPNILMFDDFGWLPHRSDGPLEALTAWRRKHRDLVVVEVGAGKAVPTVRRYAELASAATGKLIRINPREPDVRHGRGISLPLTSLDALSRLDSALTPAR; translated from the coding sequence GTGACGGACGCGGTGGACCGTGCCGCCGAGTGGATCGGCGGCGCGGAAGCGCTGCTGGTCTGCGCGGGCGCGGGCATGGGCGTCGACTCCGGGCTGCCCGACTACCGCGGTGACGAGGGCTTCTGGCGTGCCTACCCGCCGTACGCCCGGCTCGGCCTGAGCTTCGCCGAGCTGGCCGATCCGGGGCACTTCGGCGCGGATCCGGAACTGGCCTGGGGTTTCTTCGGCCACCGCCTGCACCTGTACCGCGAAACCACGCCGCACCGGGGATTCGAGATCCTGCGCCGGTGGGGCGCGGGCAAGCCCGGCGGCGCCAGGGTGTTCACCTCCAATGTGGACGGACAGTTCCAGCGGGCGGGCTGGCCGGCCGGGCACGTCGGTGAGGTGCACGGCTCGATCCACCACCTGCAGTGCTTCAGCCGCTGCGGTGACCGGATCTGGGCAGCCGACAACATCGAAGTCGAGGTCGATCCGGAGACCATGCGTGCGCGGCCGCCGCTGCCGTCCTGCCCCGACTGCGGTGGCCTGGCCAGGCCGAACATCCTGATGTTCGACGACTTCGGCTGGCTCCCCCACCGCAGCGACGGCCCGCTCGAAGCGCTCACCGCGTGGCGCCGCAAGCACCGCGACCTCGTGGTCGTCGAAGTGGGCGCGGGCAAGGCCGTGCCGACCGTGCGCCGCTACGCCGAGCTGGCCAGCGCGGCCACCGGCAAGCTGATCCGGATCAACCCGCGTGAGCCCGATGTCCGCCACGGGCGCGGCATCTCGCTGCCGCTCACTTCGCTGGATGCGTTGTCCCGCCTCGATTCGGCGCTCACACCGGCACGGTGA
- a CDS encoding A/G-specific adenine glycosylase has product MSIDADTLIDWFAAHARDLPWRHAERTGWGVLVSEIMLQQTPVARVEPIWHEWMARWPRPSSLAAATQGEVLRAWGKLGYPRRALRLHAAAGVIAAEHGDVVPSDVDTLLALPGIGAYTARAVATFAYGKRAPVVDTNVRRVVARAVHGAGDAGPPSTTRDMADVEALLPPEEDRAAKLSAALMELGALICTARTPRCADCPVYAGCAWQRAGRPAYAGPAKAVQKFAGTDRQVRGLLLDVLRGTEGPVEKARLDKAWAQAGQRDRCLDSLLVDGLVEQTADGLFALPGEH; this is encoded by the coding sequence ATGTCCATCGACGCCGACACCCTGATCGACTGGTTCGCCGCCCACGCCCGCGACCTGCCGTGGCGGCACGCCGAGCGCACCGGCTGGGGCGTGCTGGTCAGCGAGATCATGTTGCAGCAGACCCCGGTCGCCAGGGTCGAGCCGATCTGGCACGAGTGGATGGCGCGCTGGCCGCGCCCCTCCTCGCTGGCCGCGGCCACCCAGGGCGAGGTGCTGCGGGCCTGGGGCAAGCTCGGCTACCCGCGCCGCGCGCTGCGGTTGCACGCCGCGGCCGGGGTGATCGCCGCCGAGCACGGTGACGTGGTTCCGTCCGATGTGGACACACTGCTGGCGTTGCCCGGCATCGGCGCCTACACCGCCCGCGCGGTGGCCACTTTCGCGTACGGGAAGCGCGCCCCGGTGGTGGACACCAACGTCCGCCGGGTGGTGGCCCGCGCGGTGCACGGCGCGGGTGACGCCGGTCCGCCGTCCACCACGCGGGACATGGCGGACGTGGAAGCCTTGCTGCCGCCGGAAGAAGATCGCGCGGCGAAGCTGTCGGCCGCGTTGATGGAACTGGGCGCGTTGATCTGCACCGCGCGCACACCGCGCTGCGCCGACTGCCCGGTGTACGCGGGATGTGCTTGGCAACGCGCGGGACGCCCGGCTTACGCGGGTCCGGCGAAGGCCGTGCAGAAGTTCGCCGGTACCGACCGGCAGGTCCGCGGCCTGCTGCTGGACGTGCTGCGCGGCACCGAAGGACCGGTGGAGAAGGCGCGGCTGGACAAGGCGTGGGCGCAGGCCGGGCAGCGCGATCGCTGCCTGGACTCGCTGCTGGTGGACGGGCTGGTCGAGCAAACCGCGGACGGGTTGTTCGCGCTGCCCGGTGAACATTGA
- a CDS encoding ATP-binding cassette domain-containing protein: MSHAIRAEGLVKTYGQTRALNGVDLEVPTGKVVGVLGPNGAGKTTAVRILATLIQPDAGRAEVGGFDVVKDPVRVRGLIGVTGQYASVDEDLSGTENLVLIGRLLEFSRADARARARELLEQFELTDAATRPIRTYSGGMRRRLDLAASLVGRPRVLYLDEPTTGLDPHARNEVWSVVRGLIADGATVLLTTQYLEEADQLADTITVFDHGRVVANGRSDELKRRVGGQTLQVRPTSAADLGLVERILGELTGARPHRDRDTGLLTAPVADPMLLSTLVRKLDEAGVTADELALRLPSLDEVFLALTGHAAEETTEREGSLV; encoded by the coding sequence ATGTCGCATGCGATCCGGGCCGAGGGCCTGGTGAAGACCTACGGGCAGACCAGGGCGCTGAACGGGGTGGACCTCGAGGTGCCGACCGGCAAGGTGGTCGGCGTGCTCGGGCCCAACGGCGCCGGCAAGACCACCGCCGTCCGCATTCTCGCCACGCTCATCCAGCCCGACGCCGGGCGCGCCGAAGTCGGCGGGTTCGACGTGGTGAAGGACCCGGTGCGGGTCCGCGGGCTGATCGGCGTCACCGGGCAGTACGCCTCGGTGGACGAGGACCTGTCCGGCACCGAGAACCTGGTGCTGATCGGGCGGCTGCTGGAGTTCAGCCGGGCCGACGCCAGGGCACGGGCCAGGGAACTGCTGGAGCAGTTCGAGCTGACCGACGCCGCGACCCGGCCGATCAGGACCTACTCCGGCGGTATGCGGCGGCGGCTGGACCTGGCCGCCAGCCTGGTCGGCCGGCCGCGGGTGCTGTACCTGGACGAGCCGACCACCGGGCTGGACCCGCACGCCCGCAACGAGGTGTGGAGCGTGGTCCGCGGGCTCATCGCGGACGGCGCCACGGTGCTGCTGACCACGCAGTACCTGGAGGAGGCCGACCAGCTGGCCGACACCATCACCGTGTTCGACCACGGCCGGGTGGTGGCGAACGGCCGGTCCGACGAGCTGAAGCGGCGCGTCGGCGGGCAGACGCTGCAGGTGCGGCCGACCTCGGCCGCCGACCTCGGCCTGGTCGAGCGCATTCTCGGCGAGCTGACCGGCGCCCGGCCGCACCGCGACCGCGACACCGGGCTGCTCACCGCACCGGTGGCCGACCCGATGCTGCTGTCCACTTTGGTCCGCAAGCTCGACGAGGCCGGGGTGACCGCCGACGAGCTGGCCCTGCGGCTGCCCAGCCTGGACGAGGTGTTCCTGGCGCTGACCGGGCACGCCGCCGAAGAGACCACCGAACGAGAAGGGAGCCTGGTGTGA
- a CDS encoding TIGR03086 family metal-binding protein, translating into MTTKLALDRFEELLAAVPADGWERPTPCAKWTIADLTSHVVAVVRLGRELALGAEFPQEAEDQREADPVAAWREARYALEDVLANADFTAEVAAPVGPVPLRTMLDTFFLTEIVVHSWDLATALGVPPALDAELVRKVGDYVRPFGGAGTEGLFDPAVPTTPGADETTRLMNQLGRTA; encoded by the coding sequence ATGACCACCAAGCTCGCGCTCGACCGCTTCGAGGAACTGCTCGCCGCGGTGCCCGCGGACGGCTGGGAGCGGCCGACGCCCTGCGCCAAATGGACGATCGCCGACCTGACTTCGCACGTCGTCGCGGTTGTGCGGCTGGGCCGCGAACTCGCGCTGGGCGCCGAGTTCCCGCAGGAAGCGGAGGACCAACGCGAGGCCGACCCGGTCGCCGCCTGGCGGGAGGCACGGTACGCGTTGGAGGACGTGCTCGCGAACGCCGATTTCACCGCGGAAGTCGCGGCACCGGTGGGGCCGGTACCGCTGCGCACCATGCTCGACACGTTCTTCCTGACCGAGATCGTGGTGCACAGCTGGGACCTGGCCACCGCGCTCGGCGTGCCACCCGCGCTCGACGCGGAACTGGTGCGGAAGGTGGGGGATTACGTGCGGCCGTTCGGCGGCGCGGGCACCGAAGGCCTGTTCGACCCCGCCGTGCCCACCACACCCGGCGCCGACGAGACCACACGCCTGATGAACCAACTGGGCCGAACGGCCTAG
- a CDS encoding alpha/beta fold hydrolase: MDRRDTVVDFGGDGPPILLLHGLMGRARTWWTPAQWLKPYGHVVALDAAGHGRAARTGPWTTERFVGDVLDTIRWLDEGPAIVIGHSMGGLHAWGAAAAAPDLVRAVVSEDMAPDQVGKTVDRWRSYFDSWPVPFESLAHVRAFFGELGDYFTECVVEREDGFHLAAELENLYEIAAEWGVRDYWSIVDAVKCPLLVVEGGRGSMPPGQQARVAARAADGRHVLVPGAHHVVHLAAPRAYRGAVEAFLSEVLSR; the protein is encoded by the coding sequence ATGGACCGGCGTGACACTGTTGTTGACTTCGGCGGCGACGGCCCGCCGATCCTGCTGCTCCACGGGCTGATGGGCCGCGCGCGCACCTGGTGGACGCCCGCGCAGTGGCTCAAGCCGTACGGGCACGTGGTCGCGCTGGACGCCGCCGGGCACGGGCGTGCCGCGCGGACCGGGCCGTGGACCACCGAGCGCTTTGTCGGCGACGTGCTGGACACCATCCGGTGGCTGGACGAGGGACCGGCGATCGTGATCGGCCACTCCATGGGCGGGCTGCACGCCTGGGGTGCCGCGGCGGCCGCCCCGGACCTGGTGCGTGCGGTGGTCTCCGAGGACATGGCGCCCGACCAGGTCGGCAAGACGGTGGACCGGTGGCGCTCGTATTTCGACTCATGGCCGGTCCCGTTCGAATCGCTCGCCCACGTGCGCGCCTTCTTCGGTGAGCTCGGCGACTACTTCACCGAATGCGTGGTCGAGCGCGAGGACGGCTTCCACCTCGCCGCGGAACTCGAGAACCTGTACGAGATCGCGGCCGAATGGGGGGTCCGCGACTACTGGTCCATTGTGGACGCGGTGAAGTGCCCGCTGCTGGTGGTCGAAGGCGGCCGGGGCTCGATGCCGCCGGGGCAGCAGGCGCGGGTCGCGGCGCGGGCGGCCGACGGCAGGCACGTGCTCGTGCCGGGCGCGCACCACGTGGTGCACCTCGCCGCGCCCCGGGCCTACCGGGGCGCGGTCGAGGCTTTCCTGTCCGAAGTGCTCAGTCGTTGA
- a CDS encoding antibiotic biosynthesis monooxygenase family protein, with translation MAVVKINAIEVPEGAGPELEKRFMARLHAVDGQPGFISFELLRPVAGDNRYFVYSKWESEEHFRAWADGPAKEAHGGQRKPVASGASLLEFEVVLSTLDQHDQ, from the coding sequence ATGGCTGTGGTGAAGATCAACGCAATCGAGGTTCCCGAGGGCGCCGGGCCCGAGCTGGAGAAGCGGTTCATGGCCCGGCTCCACGCGGTGGACGGGCAGCCCGGCTTCATCTCGTTCGAGTTGCTGCGCCCGGTCGCCGGGGACAACCGCTACTTCGTCTACTCCAAGTGGGAGTCCGAGGAGCACTTCCGCGCCTGGGCCGACGGCCCGGCCAAGGAGGCGCACGGCGGGCAGCGCAAGCCGGTGGCCAGTGGCGCCAGCCTGCTGGAGTTCGAGGTTGTGCTGAGCACGCTGGACCAGCACGACCAGTGA
- a CDS encoding N-acetylmuramoyl-L-alanine amidase yields MAGKPGFDRRTALKGGLTVTAVGAFGGWTAHAANAELAAGAAPEPTIYSTTAWGARPPSGAITIENHKPTYIVVHHTVEPGNTDDFSKERAFAISKAIQNFHMDTRGWIDTGQQFTNSRGGYITEGRHESLKTLRGGTKHVQGANVGGHNSQVIGIENEGLYTEVDVPKALWDSLVKLVAYMASQYGIGTANIKGHRDFNSTECPGGVLYGRLPELRTAVGEALGSPVEQPLEWPLLKPGESGPRVLAAQHLLRDAGARNLRADGVFGQSTKDAVSGLVAARGIEPHQCTASAHADETGFFGADIWPLLARPVKPGTDSEAARAAAVLADAAGARTAGVTELSTRAWKELLND; encoded by the coding sequence ATGGCCGGAAAACCGGGTTTTGACCGACGTACCGCGCTCAAGGGCGGCCTGACCGTGACCGCGGTCGGCGCGTTCGGCGGCTGGACGGCCCACGCCGCGAACGCCGAGCTGGCCGCCGGGGCCGCACCGGAACCGACGATCTACAGCACCACCGCCTGGGGCGCCCGCCCGCCGAGCGGGGCGATCACCATCGAGAACCACAAGCCCACCTACATCGTGGTGCACCACACCGTGGAGCCGGGCAACACCGACGACTTCTCCAAGGAACGCGCCTTCGCCATCTCCAAGGCGATCCAGAACTTCCACATGGACACCCGCGGCTGGATCGACACCGGGCAGCAGTTCACCAACAGCCGCGGTGGCTACATCACCGAGGGCCGTCACGAGAGCCTGAAAACCCTGCGCGGCGGCACCAAGCACGTCCAGGGCGCCAACGTCGGCGGGCACAACAGCCAGGTCATCGGCATCGAGAACGAGGGCCTCTACACCGAGGTCGACGTGCCGAAGGCGCTGTGGGACTCGCTGGTGAAGCTGGTCGCCTACATGGCGAGCCAGTACGGCATCGGCACCGCGAACATCAAGGGGCACCGGGACTTCAACTCCACCGAGTGCCCCGGCGGCGTGCTCTACGGCAGGCTGCCGGAACTGCGCACGGCGGTGGGCGAAGCACTCGGCTCGCCGGTGGAGCAGCCGCTGGAGTGGCCGCTGCTCAAGCCGGGCGAGTCCGGCCCGCGGGTGCTGGCCGCCCAGCACCTGCTGCGTGACGCCGGGGCGCGGAACCTGCGTGCCGACGGTGTGTTCGGACAGTCCACGAAGGACGCGGTGAGCGGGCTCGTGGCGGCACGCGGCATCGAGCCGCACCAGTGCACCGCTTCGGCGCACGCCGACGAGACCGGGTTCTTCGGCGCGGACATCTGGCCGCTGCTGGCGCGTCCGGTCAAGCCGGGCACGGACAGCGAAGCGGCCCGCGCGGCCGCGGTGCTCGCCGACGCGGCGGGTGCCCGCACCGCCGGGGTGACCGAGCTTTCCACGCGGGCGTGGAAGGAACTGCTCAACGACTGA